The sequence agtAGACATTTAtccttcttgatttaaaattatttatttatttatttaaaatgtatctattccatttttggtttaaaatgttttttttttcagttgaaaattttattaattagctGAAAATGtgttgtattgttgaaaattgatttttttggttaaaaatttgacctttttgttgcgagtttgtttatttttctttaaaaattagtttaaaaaatttttaatttaaccaaaccATTTTGtgctaaaattcatcttttttttcttaaaaattgaatttttggttgataattcatgtattttttttagattcatcttcttggatataaaattaatcttcttgtttgaaaatttatcttttccgttaaaatgcaggtattttgttcaattttcttttgtagaaaattgatcttttttgttaaaaattcaactattttgttgaatttttatattcattgaaaattaattctttttaattaaaaaactaactattctattttttcaaaaatctatttcttttttgttataaattcaatagttggttgaaaattcatgtattttctgcatgattcatctttttaagtgaaagattaatatttttgattaaaaaattatctttctggttgaaaattattttctttgctttaaaatttatccattttgataaaatgtatatattttattgaaacaaaatttttttagtagaaaattaatcttcttagtgaataatttatcttcttaattaaaaattattttctttggttgaatatttaactcttcttttgaaaattccatttctggtagaaaattaattttctttcttaaaaaataatctttttttgtagaaaattcagttcattagttgacaattaaatctttttgttgaacgtttttttggttgaaaattaatcttcaggttcaaatgtttgtattttattggttgagaatccaactatatttttaaaaattactgttgctcttttatttaaaaatcagttttttcaaacTGAGAgatttattcttcttggttgaaaataatttttttatttatttaaaatgtatctatttcagttgaaacttcaattattagttgaaaagtaatttattatgtagaaaattcgtttcttttcttttaatattattattatcaacttataattaaaagacaaatttctgacaggaaatttctaaattaggttttgtagcaaccctgatttatcaataattaatataattctcgACActgctaaattaattaaactgtaTTTACTTCctggaaataaaatcaagaatccaacgaccaaatttggacaaccaccataataTGATatgaaaatatcatttaaaaatgttcttttagtgtgattttataataataaaaataaaatcatttttctttccccttttttatttttctccagagatgttttttgttagaaaaatttttattatttacattaaattttttgttggtctTTGGAcgtttggttttattttcaggaactaaaatgaatttttaagcagatacttaaaattttgaccgtattgttgaattttctaccaaaaaagaccacttttgcacaaaatatcttattattattatttttaacattcagattcctttttgacaatttcggaaatatttttgaatgtttttaaatccattgaactattttttaaatacattttaaaattcaaaattcttaaaacgtttctcagttttgttataaatctttaaaactctacatttttttgaatttttaaaaatcactttaagtGACATTGATTACAATTAAGGATATTCGACAACAAGTTCAAGAAAGTATTCAATTAGCATTAAatgataaaaagtatttttttctttactttctttTATAATGGAAAACCtcgaattgtcagggaattttgtcgagtatgtttaattttttaaaaataaaataaataaattttcagtcaaaaaattaattttcaaaagaataattgcaCTTTccactaattagttaaatttttaagcaaaaagatgaatttctaaagaaaaatatattttttatttttttgacttgaattttttttattggtaattcaacactgtttgcaattttttctttctcttgactgaaaaatctttcttagttgaaaatttaactcgcattggaaatacattattttggttgaagtaaactgtttttgattaaaaataaacatcttttttgattgatatATCAACAAATAAAGTCAATGTTgtaagaaaaataacatttttctttcaaaattcatatttttgaaaatgaaattttaattaattggtaaaatttttttatttaatctaatttaaattggttaaattacAGATTATCCTATGCGAAATTCACATGAAAAATTCGAAACACACGGAAATCTGCAGTGATTATTCGACAGCAATAAAGTTCAAAATGCTCGAGAAGGCTCCATCGGTAAAAGCTGTGGTGAAAGAGGAATTATTTAACAGGTCCGATGATAATTTGCCAGCTTCCATAGAatcttttatcaatttatatttaaaagtaaacgaCTCTTCCTCATTTGGCATTCCCAACTTTGACAAAATTCTCATTTCTGACGCCCTATCAATGCCGCTGACGGCTCTCTACGCTTTGCAAAAGCTCAAGTtgtcttcgaaaaaaaatttgaatgttcacaTTCTCGGTGCAATTCACCGGGAAGTGGTCGAGGAAGGATTCTGGATAATTTTGAACTGGTTTCGAggtctgaaaaaattagaactcaCTTTTTTTGACTCTGATATTTCGACAAAGTCTCTCAATTACACAACCGACCTTTTGTTTCACGATCActcattttttggcgaaaaaggCTTCGAAGTGGCAACACACATGGCTCGATACGACAATTATTGTCGTTTAGGATCAATCGAAAAACCCCATTTTATCATCGGATATAATCTCAATGTCCACGAAATTGATTACGGATTTTCCGACTGCAGTTGGGAGGATATTATTTTGACTGTGAAGAAAATGAATGTTCCTTTTGTCATGACTTCCGGGAGTGAGGAACGAGCCAGGAAAGATCACAGAAAATTGTCCTCATTTTTGGGGAAAACAGTCGAGTTTTTCTCCTCGGCGGAAAATCCCTTTGCGAGTTTACTTCCCGAGCGGGATTTCGAGTCAGAGGGATTatcttatcaaaataaatttattacaatctACAACgatcttaataaaaatttaattgacaaatTTCCGCCACTTGCAAATattgaatttgacaaaaaatttaatttttcgtcgaATTTCGCAAATTTGTCATTTGGCACAACTAACGCTCAGAGTCCGATTTTCAAAGTTGAATTGGAAACAGATCGGAAAGAGGTTggggttgttgaaaattctgaggTGAAAATTGAAGGTTCGATTTTGGAAACAGATAGACTTAAATTGGAGACAGAAAATTCGAAATTGGAAAGAAATTCGcctgaattttttatagaaaattgtaaaattgaattgaaaaaaacggAGACTgaaatagttaatgaaaaggaggATTTTAGAACAGAATCTAGTCGAAGCAATGAGGAGTTATTGaaggagaattttttattgaaaaaaataaatagactctTGATGGAAAATGTTCGTCTGAAGGAGGAAAACGAAAGGATTaggaatgaaaatttgaaaattaaagtggaTTCTGAAAAATTGACTGcagaaaatattacaattaagGATATTCGACAACAAGTTCAAGAAAGTATTCAATTAGCATTAAATGAtagaaagtagttttttttttacttttttttataatggaaaacctcgaat comes from Belonocnema kinseyi isolate 2016_QV_RU_SX_M_011 chromosome 5, B_treatae_v1, whole genome shotgun sequence and encodes:
- the LOC117173954 gene encoding uncharacterized protein LOC117173954, with protein sequence MLQRLHLFKAAVAWQMKHSNPNIVAVYNVAPPDDDDVEREMVWKIEMGVWNELNCPLLLTTTSEKKLRMTCESLRLTFCSSRLCYEGINDFAPLYPIRDWEEWGVSKNYQYMVVVKPPENNIRGPAKGSFPFAKTFQDFHKPIKKSSKVFFSPNFCSLCHSNSALVVCKRCKLIFYCSEAHQKEDSTQHRDFCKIILGMVVKDRVTSIFENLKNTDSETWLTAKIDLMRTVKNQIGRDLEEFEKQIFLFPKTCFICHESDLSRLTNCECGIILCEIHMKNSKHTEICSDYSTAIKFKMLEKAPSVKAVVKEELFNRSDDNLPASIESFINLYLKVNDSSSFGIPNFDKILISDALSMPLTALYALQKLKLSSKKNLNVHILGAIHREVVEEGFWIILNWFRGLKKLELTFFDSDISTKSLNYTTDLLFHDHSFFGEKGFEVATHMARYDNYCRLGSIEKPHFIIGYNLNVHEIDYGFSDCSWEDIILTVKKMNVPFVMTSGSEERARKDHRKLSSFLGKTVEFFSSAENPFASLLPERDFESEGLSYQNKFITIYNDLNKNLIDKFPPLANIEFDKKFNFSSNFANLSFGTTNAQSPIFKVELETDRKEVGVVENSEVKIEGSILETDRLKLETENSKLERNSPEFFIENCKIELKKTETEIVNEKEDFRTESSRSNEELLKENFLLKKINRLLMENVRLKEENERIRNENLKIKVDSEKLTAENITIKDIRQQVQESIQLALNDRK